The genomic interval aagATGTGCAAACTATTCATCTTAGGCTTCCTTTTAATATGGCAACGTATGCTCCTTGCATTCTTTGTTTTCTcgctcaaattttcttttctttattaaaaaaaagaaagaaagaaagaaattggGGAACCCAATAAATTCAATTAGCCACCCTAATCACTATCTTAAACTTCTAGGCCAAATTCttcatcaattaatttttttctatacCTTGTTACTATCAAaaaccaaatatatatttttccagtTCTGCCATGGCAGCATAGCAGAGAAAGTGATGAATGGTTGGAAGTAACTTTTTCTGCATAGGCAGTAAATAGCCAGTGGCATAGGATGTGTCCTTTCATCGTTCTGGATTCATGTTAAGGGATAGGAAACTAAGATTGGATGAGGGGTGGGTTATGGAATGTGAATTTGAGTTAATTCAAAACTGGAATATGTCAAACACAGGTACCCTTGAAAAATAAGTGGTGGATATAGAAAGTCATATTGTCGAGATCTATCTCGTTCGTAAGCCTTGAAAGTCCATTTTTGTCCAAACTTCATCTCATATTGATGAGGCAAGCAAGTTTGAAGCAAAGAAATTTCTTAGTTTGAAAACTCTTCAAGTCTTTCGAGTCTCTGAACCTTGCTAGGGCATTTGCATATGATGGCtttagtttgggaagctaaagccaAATTGTTAGCCGCAGTATATTTTGAATTACGGGACAATACCAAAATATATGGCTACAAATAGCATAcactagaagaaaaaaaaaaaaaaaaaccccaaagcagcagcagcagcagcagctaaGATGGTCCAAGAAGAATAAAGAGTTTCATTCAAATTGTGATGTTTATTCTTGTGATTTATTCCAATTATAGTTATTGTCATATCTAGATGACCATAATTCTAAACCACCTTCCAGCCACATATATTTGGAAGGAGATGGTCAAATAACAAATTGTATTAGAATTCGATGGTTAAATTGGAATATACCGTATTTCGGCAGTCTCCAATACTATCATAGCTCACTTTCAAAAACTTGGATGTTAAATAAAAACAGTGGCCTGCACTGCACACATCAAGAACATATAGGGAACAACTACATATCCTAATAAATTAAAAACATGTCAGCAAAATTCTGTTGAaattattttcacatattaacaGTTTCTCACTTTAATAtcataaaagggaaaaaaaaaaaaaaaatctataagcACCCTCAATTAGCTGCATTTTGGTACAGAAATCCAATAAGTATTGAACTTTGCGATGCAGTCATTGCGAAAAAATGTCCATTGCAAAAATATGTCCAAGTTTTCATTCCACAAGACCATCTAATCCCCTGATTGTTTTGGTCTAGATAGCAATTCTGGTTCTTACTTCGAAATCCTCAAAAGGTCAGAAACAGAAGCACAATGTGTTGAGCTGTAGTTGCATTTCTCGCAACAAATTTGCAGCGATTCAATGGCTTTAAGGCACctatacaaatttaaaaaaaaagtaaattatcAAAAAAGGAAACtgtaaataaaatttaattgcTTTCGCCAGCTGCATAAAGATGATATATTCGGGACTTTTAAGCAAATGTACAGCTAGAATGAGTTTTGTTCATTGAAAATAAAGGCTAAGCAATGTTTTCAGTTCATGAACCACATAGAATAGTGAAACTGCTCTGAGGAGGTAATATTAAATGAAATATCAGAGCATTAAATGCAGGCAATTTCATCAGTCCATTGAATCAAATTTGGGAGGATCCACTTCAATCAATCCAAACAGATGAACAAGCtcacaaatgattttcaaagttcAGCACAATCCAGCACATGGCTGAAGATTCATAGATGATTGGTGCTAATGCTAGTATATGGACAAAACTACTTATCATAAGGTAAGCCTAGGTGTCTGTTGATTTTTGTCGCCATTGGAGCTCTTTTCAGAAAATGAAATCAGAAAACAAGCAAATTACTCCCCATAGCAAACAACCACACGCACTTTGGCTCAATGAAAGCTTGGAATGCTATCCATGGCATGCTGCTTGATCATTACATAGGAAATATGATCAATGCAAATACTATCATAAGTCAACCAGGCCTGGTCATTTTTTTGGACTGGGTTGAAACATGAAAGTTAAAGAAACAATTTCAAACCTAAACAACTCTTTGGGCATGAATGGTTTCTTCATTTTAGGGACAGGTTGAGGGAATTAGAGTCAACCACACATGGCCCACTTCCAAGGTCCACTTCCAATCATAAACAATGCCTCAGTAGTCAATTTTAAGAACTGTGTCCAGAGGATACTGAAAAATGGCAACTGCATCAGTTCACCATCAAACTTTCCACCAGTGTGGGCCTCACAGTTTTGAAGAAATGAAGGCCCAATAACAGTGTCAGGATACAGACCTACGGAAAAAGTGTGTGAgccccctcccctcccctcccgCCCGCCCTCAGTTTTAAATCTCCTATTGAAAGTAATACAAATTATACTTAGGCTAACACTCATTAAAGGTGTGCCAGCAACCCAACAAGACAAATTTTTAGTTCAAACTCTAATAATTCAACTCTAATCATGGAATATATAGGAGTATGTTCAACTTGAGTTATAAATTGAAGCAAAGCTCAAATAGCAAACTTTTGGAGATCACAAGAATAGAAAAGCAACAAGCTTCTATATTAGATTTATGCCTCCTAGGATGCCACCCACTATCACATGCAATTGTAGGTTGAAACtgctttatattttcttttaaatgctAAGGCTTCAATCATGACTTTGGTCACAATTTTTTTTAACACAAAGAAAGAAACAGAAGTGGCAGGCACACCGACTTAAATAATCATATCATTGAACCAAATGATGATGATGAACAGCTCAAAGATAATATGATAGAATACACAATGATTCTGAAATTTGCCATTCACTTTAGTACCACAGATGATGTGAGTGACATGTGAACATGTTTTAGCCAAGTTTATCTGTGAAAAACTATTGCAGATTTCACAGATTAATAATATGAACACACACTGAAATAGAACTGGCCATCAAGGAGTATGAAATTCCTAAGGAACAAAATCCATGAACATCAAATAAGTGCGCACAAAGTAACCCTACTGATTTGCCAGTCCAAAGAAAAAGAAGCAAAGATGCAATCACATGCAAGTGCAATGAACAAACA from Malania oleifera isolate guangnan ecotype guangnan chromosome 9, ASM2987363v1, whole genome shotgun sequence carries:
- the LOC131164667 gene encoding uncharacterized protein LOC131164667; this encodes MAQRSKEPCKKEACNIQACLSKNNFLPQKCLKAIESLQICCEKCNYSSTHCASVSDLLRISK